In one window of Eretmochelys imbricata isolate rEreImb1 chromosome 21, rEreImb1.hap1, whole genome shotgun sequence DNA:
- the LOC144278298 gene encoding interleukin-20-like, with translation MSGDLNDCWHWDRCCIIHHLLRFYVDKVFKHCETEDSHVNRKISSIANSFLSIKKKFRQCNEQNACNCGEEAIEKYKQILTNYGQLNIASAAMKSLGELDILLDWMEKAH, from the exons ATGTCGGGTGATCTTAATGACTGTTGGCACTGGG ATAGATGTTGCATCATCCATCACCTTTTAAGATTCTATGTGGACAAGGTCTTCAAACACTGTGAGACTGAGGATTCTCATGTCAACCGGAAAATCAGCAGCATAGCCAATTCTTTCCTCAGCATCAAGAAGAAATTCAGACAATGT AATGAACAAAATGCATGCAATTGTGGAGAGGAAGCAATAGAGAAATATAAACAAATTCTCACCAATTATGGACAG CTGAACATTGCTTCTGCAGCAATGAAATCCCTTGGGGAGCTGGATATTCTCCTAGACTGGATGGAGAAGGCTCATTAG